In the Camelina sativa cultivar DH55 unplaced genomic scaffold, Cs unpScaffold01505, whole genome shotgun sequence genome, ACTCAAAATCCATATCAAAATTTGGAAGAACAAGTACTAGTGCAGAAGTGAGATGATCCTTAACAGTTTGAAAAGCAGTTTCAGCTTCCGGCGTCCAGCGAAACGTTGATCCCTTCATACAATCTTGTAAGAGGAGCCATGATGCTGCTAAAATGAGCCACAAAACGTCGATAAAACGAAGCCAAACCGTGAAAACTGCGCACTTCGGTAATAGTTCGAGGAGTAGGCCAAGAACGAACAGCTGACGCACCTCTAAACCACGATAAGAGACAATATATCCAAGAAAAAGTACTTCTGACGCACCAAAGACACACTTCTTAGTCGTGGCAAATAATTTTTCCTTACGTAACACCAACAACACGTCATTCAAATGTGATAAGTGTTCAGCAATAGATGAACTAAAAATTagtatgtcatcaaaataaaccacaacACAACGACCAATAAAAGGCCGAAGAGCTTGTATCATGACACGCACGAACGTGCTAGGCGCGTTTGATAACCCAAAAGGCATGACAAACCACTCAAATAAGCCTTCTCGAATTTTAAATGCAGTTTTCCACTCATCACCGGGACGCACACAAATTTGGTGATAACCACTTCGAAGATCGAGTTTAGTAAATATAGATGCCTTGCCAATTTGGTCAAGTAAATCATCGAGTCGCGGAATAGGAAAACGGTACCGTATTGTGATCTTGTTGATAGCACGACTATCAACACACATACGCCATGACCCATCTTTCTTGGGAATAAGTAACGCTGGCACCGCACACGGACTCAGATTCTCTCGTAAATATCCTTTAGCCAATAATTCCTCCACTTGACGACGTAGTTCGTCGTGTTTTTGAGGGCTCATATGATAATGCGGTCTATTGGGAAGCACAAAATTAGGTGCGAGATCGATACAATGTTGAATATCTCTTAGAGGAGGCAAACCCAGAGGAAGATCATCAGGAAATACATCTTTAAAGTTGGAGAGAATGTCACGAAAATCACTTGGAGCTGCCACAACAGAGACATTTTTTTCTTGGGAAACAACTAACACAAAAGCAATCCCGGTCGTACGAATCTCTTCTTCAAACTCAAATGGTCGCAAAAACAAAGCAGGCTtggaaacaacaacatcacGCACGGATGGAGCTGATTCAATTTGAGGTGTAAGTGTGTCTGTGGAATCTTGAACTGGAAGCAATTTAATCTTTTTGTCTTCAAAAGTAAAAGCATACGTGTTAGTAAATCCATCATGATATACACGTCTATCATACTGCCAAGGCCGACCAAGAAGGATATGACAAGCGTCCATAGGTAGAATATCACAACAGACCATATCCTTGTAGTTAACACCAATAGAGAAAGGAACATGACAACGTCTTGAAATTCGTATCTCGGAGGTAGAATTTAACCACGCTAACCGATAAGGACATGGGTGAGGCTCGGTAAATAAATCCAATTTTTGCACTGCTTCCTCAGAAATAATGTTGGTACAACTACCTGAATCAATAATCAGCTTGCAAAATTTTCCTCGAATTGTACAAGTTGATCGAAAAATATTTGTGCGAAGCCATGATTCTTCCGGACTTTGTGGTAACAAACAGGTTCTGCGAAACACTAATGCTAACCCTTTGTCaccaaaaacttcttcttctccacccacTACTTCATCAACACTCCCGTCATCATAAATTGCAGGCTCATCTTCAATAAAAAGACCACGACGAGTTTGTTGAGGACAAGAAGACTGACGATGGCCTTGTTCACCACAACCAAAACAACGGGCATTGGAAATACGCTTAACGTCAGAACCATCGGACTTCCCTGAACCCATAGGTTGCAGATTTGAATCCAACCCCTGTTTAGGAGTAACAACATTCAGCTCCGTACGAGTGCGCATAGACCCTTGAGACCAACTA is a window encoding:
- the LOC104774097 gene encoding uncharacterized protein LOC104774097, whose protein sequence is MPPKKSLQQQQHEEQLELMRDMFSEFNHRMHEVLRNTVETTVRSVLRAQQQPGVLPQGEEHREGDFGDVDDDNFVDAILFAQLHEQPRRDMIVASLGIGIQKLDLPDFHGSLQPKELLDWISSVEELLDFKQVPNDMRVPLVATRFKGQASAWWQQLKDKRRREGKEKITSWQKLIKKMKEAFLPFNYGRTMTPTTDTKHTSPDFPVSVSEAHQRAFLIEQQPRFASSSWSQGSMRTRTELNVVTPKQGLDSNLQPMGSGKSDGSDVKRISNARCFGCGEQGHRQSSCPQQTRRGLFIEDEPAIYDDGSVDEVVGGEEEVFGDKGLALVFRRTCLLPQSPEESWLRTNIFRSTCTIRGKFCKLIIDSGSCTNIISEEAVQKLDLFTEPHPCPYRLAWLNSTSEIRISRRCHVPFSIGVNYKDMVCCDILPMDACHILLGRPWQYDRRVYHDGFTNTYAFTFEDKKIKLLPVQDSTDTLTPQIESAPSVRDVVVSKPALFLRPFEFEEEIRTTGIAFVLVVSQEKNVSVVAAPSDFRDILSNFKDVFPDDLPLGLPPLRDIQHCIDLAPNFVLPNRPHYHMSPQKHDELRRQVEELLAKGYLRENLSPCAVPALLIPKKDGSWRMCVDSRAINKITIRYRFPIPRLDDLLDQIGKASIFTKLDLRSGYHQICVRPGDEWKTAFKIREGLFEWFVMPFGLSNAPSTFVRVMIQALRPFIGRCVVVYFDDILIFSSSIAEHLSHLNDVLLVLRKEKLFATTKKCVFGASEVLFLGYIVSYRGLEVRQLFVLGLLLELLPKCAVFTVWLRFIDVLWLILAASWLLLQDCMKGSTFRWTPEAETAFQTVKDHLTSALVLVLPNFDMDFELHCDASKAGIGAVLSQENRPIAFFSEKIAGSRGCYSTYVAADFSTPRET